One genomic window of Solanum stenotomum isolate F172 chromosome 9, ASM1918654v1, whole genome shotgun sequence includes the following:
- the LOC125877704 gene encoding uncharacterized protein LOC125877704, with protein MATYEALYERGCRSPIGWFEAGEAKVLGPDLVKSAIDKVQLIRQRLLVGQSSQKAYADKRHRELEFSVGDHVFLRVSPMKCVLRFGKKGKLSPRYIGPYEILARVGVVAYRVALPLQLSSVHSVFHVSMLRKYIPDPSHVLKASNIQLDENLTYEEEPMFIMDKQVRKLRLKEMATVKVAWKNHSSEEATWEDEKWYILAGNYKVPHHNLLIEIVGTMFLG; from the exons ATGGCAACTTACGAGGCGTTATATGAAAGGGGATGTCGATCTCCCATtgggtggtttgaggctggTGAGGCTAAGGTATTGGGTCCAGATCTGGTGAAGTCAGCAATTGACAAGGTTCAATTAATTAGGCAAAGATTGCTAGTGGGCCAAAGTAGTCAAAAGGCTTATGCAGATAAAAGACATCGAGAGTTGGAGTTTTCAGTGGGAGATCATGTGTTCTTACGTGTATCACCAATGAAATGTGTGTTAAGATTCGGGAAGAAAGGAAAACTGAGTCCAAGATATATTGGACCATATGAGATACTTGCTAGAGTTGGTGTTGTTGCATATCGTGTAGCACTTCCACTTCAGTTATCTTCAGTACATTCAGTCTTTCATGTGTCAATGCTACGAAAGTACATACCAGACCCTTCACATGTGCTAAAAGCATCAAACATCCAATTGGATGAGAACCTAACCTATGAAGAGGAACCAATGTTTATAATGGACAAACAAGTAAGGAAGCTACGTTTGAAAGAGATGGCGACAGTGAAAGTAGCATGGAAAAATCACTCTAGCGAGGAGGCAACATGGGAAGACGAGAAG TGGTATATTCTTGCTGGTAATTACAAAGTTCCGCATCATAATCTGCTAATAGAGATTGTTGGAACCATGTTCTTAGGATAA